A region of Chlamydia crocodili DNA encodes the following proteins:
- a CDS encoding type III secretion T3S chaperone, with amino-acid sequence MPKYPLEPVLAIKKDRVDRAEKVVKEKRRLLEIEQEKLREIEAARDKVKNHYMQKIQQLRELLDEGTTSDAVLQRKAYIKVVAVQLAEEEEKVNKQKESVLAASKELEKAEVNLAKRRKEEEKTRLHKEEWMKEALKEEAREIEKEQDEMGQLLHQLRKKKQRESGESSSWN; translated from the coding sequence GTGCCTAAATACCCGTTAGAGCCTGTTCTAGCGATTAAAAAAGATCGTGTCGATAGAGCAGAAAAAGTTGTTAAAGAAAAGCGCCGTCTTTTAGAGATAGAACAAGAGAAGTTAAGAGAAATTGAAGCTGCTCGTGACAAAGTGAAAAATCACTATATGCAAAAGATTCAGCAATTGCGAGAATTGTTAGATGAAGGCACAACGAGTGATGCAGTTTTACAGAGAAAAGCTTATATTAAAGTTGTTGCTGTACAACTGGCTGAAGAAGAAGAAAAGGTTAATAAACAAAAAGAAAGTGTTTTAGCAGCTTCTAAAGAGCTGGAAAAAGCAGAAGTTAATTTAGCCAAACGGCGAAAAGAAGAAGAAAAGACGCGTTTACATAAAGAAGAGTGGATGAAAGAAGCTCTAAAAGAAGAAGCGCGAGAAATAGAGAAAGAGCAAGATGAAATGGGACAGCTGCTTCATCAGTTGCGCAAGAAAAAACAACGTGAATCGGGGGAATCTAGTTCATGGAATTAA
- a CDS encoding DUF5421 family protein gives MELNKTSESLYNCKTDRHSVQQDVGPEPKDNRDVKVFSLEGRQQSKQDRQDKVSNKGSRQESRGADDKHVEEKTSAVSSKEEDKEDGDGFMAYDNPTAGMAFVDVAAPVSSEVVVESATVAVASADLQWVQEVIANTVESMMVADVNGQQLIELVLDAEGNVPEIFAGANLTLVQSGTDLSVKFSNFVDNAQMTEAMNLIVNNPSQLASLVGALKNRHLNLTELTVGSSIVQLPTVEEVQTPLHMIAATIHQRDEERDQEGKDQQQQQDQEQNQYKVEEARL, from the coding sequence ATGGAATTAAATAAAACATCCGAGTCTTTGTACAATTGCAAGACAGATCGCCATTCAGTACAACAGGACGTAGGTCCGGAGCCTAAAGATAACCGCGACGTTAAAGTATTTTCTTTGGAAGGCCGCCAACAATCCAAACAAGATCGTCAGGATAAAGTTTCGAATAAAGGTTCTCGTCAAGAATCTCGAGGAGCTGATGATAAGCATGTGGAAGAGAAAACATCTGCTGTATCTTCTAAAGAAGAAGATAAAGAAGATGGTGATGGCTTCATGGCTTATGACAATCCTACAGCAGGAATGGCATTTGTAGATGTCGCTGCTCCTGTTTCTAGCGAAGTTGTTGTAGAAAGTGCTACAGTAGCTGTCGCTAGTGCAGATTTACAGTGGGTGCAAGAAGTTATTGCTAATACTGTAGAATCAATGATGGTTGCTGATGTTAATGGTCAGCAGTTAATCGAATTAGTTTTAGATGCTGAAGGTAATGTTCCTGAAATTTTTGCAGGTGCAAATTTAACTTTAGTACAATCTGGAACAGACCTTTCTGTAAAATTCTCTAATTTTGTAGATAATGCTCAGATGACAGAAGCAATGAATCTCATTGTAAATAATCCTTCTCAGCTTGCTAGTTTAGTAGGAGCATTAAAAAATCGTCATTTAAATTTGACAGAATTGACTGTTGGATCAAGTATTGTACAATTGCCAACTGTTGAAGAGGTGCAAACACCTCTACATATGATTGCTGCCACAATTCATCAAAGAGATGAAGAGAGAGATCAAGAAGGGAAAGATCAGCAGCAACAGCAAGATCAAGAACAAAACCAATATAAAGTTGAAGAAGCACGTTTATAA
- the sctQ gene encoding type III secretion system cytoplasmic ring protein SctQ, with product MAVAAEPSASWLKSRNDFLSSLVKTEEGISLPSFPKDLCQRRLKEKFRLEETSLTIQPRGSLSATQAVQDFGTHLLVQSFLAQPLDPGTFFFVTSEADLQSFMVAVFNDSSLASYFYEKDKLLGFHYYFCAELCKLLQELAWLPSLSARVVGDARFSSKDLQGSYQAVDITCGLDGKYMRFRLLFPEAVCDSCKQFLSASDQNFDVHQLDPTPLTMSIEVGYCQLTQEEWQQVVHGSFILLDSCLYDPDTEDSGGLLTIQGHQFFGGRFVDQTSGEFKITSYPSLQQEEPTEETPEAALPAAPLPGSCKLVAEASRYSLTVEEFLKLTQGSILNLDGVHPSRGVDLILNGAKVGRGEIVSLGDVLGIRVLEV from the coding sequence ATGGCAGTAGCAGCGGAGCCTAGCGCTAGTTGGTTAAAATCTAGAAATGATTTCCTAAGTTCTTTAGTGAAAACAGAAGAAGGAATTTCTCTTCCTTCGTTTCCTAAAGATCTATGCCAACGTAGGTTGAAAGAAAAATTTCGTTTAGAAGAAACAAGTCTTACTATTCAACCCCGAGGCTCCCTCTCTGCTACACAAGCTGTTCAAGATTTTGGAACACATCTTCTAGTTCAGTCATTTCTAGCACAACCTTTAGATCCTGGAACCTTCTTCTTTGTTACTTCAGAAGCAGATCTTCAATCTTTCATGGTTGCTGTATTTAATGATTCTAGTTTAGCTTCCTATTTCTATGAGAAGGATAAACTATTAGGATTCCATTATTACTTTTGTGCAGAGCTATGTAAGTTACTTCAAGAATTAGCTTGGTTGCCCTCTCTATCTGCTAGAGTTGTAGGAGATGCACGGTTTTCTAGTAAGGATCTACAAGGATCCTACCAGGCTGTAGATATCACTTGTGGATTAGATGGAAAATATATGCGTTTCCGTTTACTTTTCCCAGAAGCGGTATGTGATAGTTGTAAACAGTTCCTTTCTGCGTCGGATCAAAATTTTGATGTTCATCAATTAGATCCTACCCCTTTGACGATGTCTATAGAAGTTGGTTATTGCCAACTAACACAAGAAGAATGGCAACAAGTTGTACATGGCAGCTTTATCTTATTAGATAGTTGTTTATATGATCCTGATACAGAAGACAGTGGTGGCTTACTTACTATTCAGGGACATCAATTTTTCGGTGGTCGTTTTGTTGATCAAACCTCTGGAGAATTTAAAATTACCAGCTATCCAAGTTTACAACAGGAAGAACCTACTGAAGAAACACCAGAAGCTGCTCTACCTGCAGCACCTTTACCAGGAAGCTGTAAATTAGTAGCCGAAGCTTCTAGATACTCATTAACTGTTGAAGAGTTTTTAAAACTTACTCAAGGCAGTATCTTAAATCTCGATGGTGTCCATCCCTCTCGAGGTGTGGATTTGATTCTCAA